Proteins encoded by one window of Ramlibacter tataouinensis:
- a CDS encoding dihydrofolate reductase family protein, whose amino-acid sequence MGLLTFSINVTLDGCVDHQEGIADDETHAFFTGLMDEGGAMLWGRVTYEMMESYWPAVASGDVQAPPAMREWAVKLEAKPKYVVSSTRKDFPWINSHHIAGDLRTGVQKLKDATPAGVLLGSGRLATELDRLDLIDEYKFLVHPRIAGHGPTLYQSGLPGTRRLELVSAKLLRCGAVAMHYRRAR is encoded by the coding sequence ATGGGACTCTTGACCTTCAGTATCAACGTCACCCTGGACGGCTGCGTCGACCACCAGGAAGGAATCGCCGACGACGAGACACACGCCTTCTTCACCGGCCTCATGGACGAGGGCGGGGCGATGCTGTGGGGCCGCGTCACCTACGAGATGATGGAGAGCTACTGGCCAGCGGTCGCCAGCGGCGACGTGCAGGCACCGCCGGCGATGCGCGAGTGGGCGGTCAAGCTGGAGGCCAAGCCGAAGTATGTGGTGTCCTCGACGCGAAAGGACTTCCCCTGGATCAACAGCCACCACATCGCCGGCGACCTGCGCACGGGCGTGCAGAAGCTCAAGGACGCGACACCGGCCGGCGTGCTCCTCGGTAGCGGCAGGCTCGCGACAGAGCTGGACCGGCTGGATCTGATCGACGAGTACAAGTTCCTCGTTCACCCCAGGATTGCCGGCCACGGCCCGACCCTGTACCAGAGCGGGCTCCCTGGCACGCGACGGCTCGAGCTGGTCTCGGCGAAGCTGCTCCGCTGCGGCGCGGTCGCCATGCACTACCGGCGCGCGCGCTGA
- a CDS encoding integron integrase, with the protein MHPSLPPSPPPSSSSRPALPVLPGRPTPRLLDQVRDRLRYMHYSLRTEQAYLYWVRFFIHFHGRRHPRELGPAEVEAFLSMLAAERRVSSATHNQALSALLFLYREVLGAELPWMQQIRRPSQARRLPSVLTRPEVHALLQAMPEPMRLVARLLYGTGMRLLEALRLRVKDVDFDRHVIVVREAKGNKDRVVMLPHSLAGELRAQIAHARVLWQLDHRQEQAGVDVPHALANKYPRVGQTWGWFWVFPAPALSTDPRSGVVRRHHLHEERLHRALKSGAGQTGLDKRVSAHTLRHSFATHLLQAGTDIRTVQELLGHSDVSTTMIYTHVLKVAAGGTASPLDSLVAA; encoded by the coding sequence ATGCATCCCTCGCTGCCACCGTCGCCGCCGCCCTCGAGTTCATCCCGCCCGGCGCTTCCCGTCCTGCCCGGCCGGCCGACACCGCGCCTGCTGGACCAGGTGCGCGACCGGCTTCGCTATATGCACTACAGCCTGCGCACCGAGCAGGCCTATCTGTACTGGGTCCGCTTCTTCATCCACTTCCATGGCCGGCGCCATCCGCGGGAACTGGGCCCGGCCGAGGTGGAGGCTTTCCTGTCCATGCTGGCCGCGGAGCGCCGCGTTTCCAGCGCTACCCACAACCAGGCCCTGAGCGCCCTGCTGTTCCTCTATCGGGAAGTACTGGGCGCCGAGCTGCCGTGGATGCAGCAGATCCGCCGCCCCTCGCAAGCCCGGCGCCTGCCTTCGGTGCTGACGCGCCCGGAGGTCCACGCGCTGCTGCAGGCGATGCCCGAGCCGATGCGGCTGGTGGCCCGCCTGCTGTACGGCACCGGCATGCGGCTGCTGGAGGCCCTGCGCCTGCGCGTGAAGGACGTCGATTTCGACCGCCACGTCATCGTCGTGCGCGAAGCCAAGGGCAACAAGGATCGGGTCGTGATGCTGCCCCATTCGCTGGCTGGCGAACTGCGCGCGCAGATCGCCCACGCGCGCGTGCTCTGGCAGCTCGACCATCGCCAGGAGCAAGCAGGCGTGGATGTGCCCCATGCGCTGGCGAACAAGTACCCGCGCGTGGGGCAGACCTGGGGCTGGTTCTGGGTATTTCCGGCCCCCGCGCTATCGACCGATCCGCGCTCCGGCGTGGTCCGGCGCCACCACCTGCACGAAGAACGGCTGCACCGCGCGCTGAAGTCGGGCGCCGGCCAGACAGGGCTGGACAAGCGCGTGTCGGCGCATACCCTGCGCCACAGTTTCGCCACCCACCTGCTGCAAGCCGGCACCGACATCCGCACGGTGCAGGAGCTGCTCGGCCACAGCGACGTCAGCACCACCATGATCTACACGCACGTCCTCAAGGTCGCCGCCGGCGGCACTGCCAGTCCGCTCGATTCGCTGGTGGCGGCCTGA
- a CDS encoding GFA family protein, which translates to MSQPEQAKEFHGGCSCGKVRYESASPPVQVVACHCTLCRQMNGTPFSVDAVLRQKDLHLLTSETSQYRVTERTTKHFCSACGTPIFNSNPTTYKGLAMVYVGTVEDPQRHVPAMNIFCESKLDWVIPNIGGKVFYRSPSEA; encoded by the coding sequence ATGTCTCAACCAGAACAAGCGAAAGAATTCCATGGGGGCTGTTCCTGCGGCAAAGTGAGATACGAATCCGCCTCACCTCCCGTGCAAGTGGTGGCCTGTCACTGCACACTTTGTCGGCAGATGAACGGAACACCGTTCTCCGTCGATGCGGTGCTGCGCCAGAAAGACCTCCACCTTCTTACGAGCGAGACGAGCCAGTACCGAGTGACGGAGCGAACGACCAAACACTTCTGCAGTGCATGCGGAACGCCAATCTTCAACTCCAATCCGACCACCTACAAAGGCTTGGCCATGGTGTACGTTGGAACCGTGGAAGATCCACAGAGGCATGTTCCCGCAATGAACATCTTCTGTGAGAGCAAGCTTGATTGGGTCATCCCGAATATCGGCGGCAAAGTCTTCTACAGGTCACCCAGTGAGGCCTAA
- a CDS encoding YciI family protein, whose translation MRFIITAQASADKKAAEQRPDFDVELFKAYMRFNEEMHQAGILVASEGLNPSAPGARIAVADGKRYVVDGPFAESKELVGGFYLIEVSSLDEAIQWALRAPSGFGSDDILEIRQLTGSADLPPEILRLITEAAPTWSASAWQSRTAN comes from the coding sequence ATGCGGTTCATCATCACGGCGCAGGCGAGTGCGGATAAGAAGGCGGCAGAACAGCGGCCAGATTTCGATGTGGAACTCTTCAAGGCCTACATGCGCTTCAACGAGGAGATGCATCAGGCCGGAATACTTGTGGCCTCCGAGGGCCTCAACCCCTCAGCGCCAGGAGCCCGCATCGCGGTAGCTGATGGCAAACGCTACGTTGTGGACGGCCCCTTCGCCGAGTCGAAGGAGCTGGTGGGAGGCTTCTACCTCATCGAGGTGAGCTCGCTTGACGAGGCGATTCAATGGGCCCTCCGCGCTCCGTCTGGTTTCGGGTCGGACGACATCCTGGAGATTCGCCAACTGACGGGATCGGCAGACCTGCCACCTGAGATTCTCCGACTCATCACCGAAGCCGCGCCGACATGGAGCGCCTCAGCCTGGCAGTCGCGCACCGCGAACTAG
- a CDS encoding sodium:solute symporter family protein yields MQEPVFHQLSIATTLWLLVGFYGLTFIMSLFIGRKNENVDGYMVSSGKLGFGISAASMIATWIWAASFYASATSGFTYGLSGPIHYGLWGALMILFIYPFGRRFRKLAPNAHTLAELVYARHGTSSQMILAVSNLMGSCISLMVNFTAAGALVEILTPLSFLHGVLIAAVGVLSYTLWSGFRASVMTDFAQLVAMIGAAVIIIPVVFFSAGGLDAVGPGLDRLTAEQLDFFSGTAILEQGLPFFIAVLAYAIGNQTIAQRLFAVREDLIKPTFLTATIGYGSVVIGLGMLGLLAAMVGMQPADGDMNNIIPQMASTYLTPVGIALFFILVVGSLSSTADSDLAAMSSIVMADIYGRNLSRGNPNPRTMLLLGRLTMVVATVIGILLATLKLDILVMLVLVGAMWGAIVFPVIVSCYWKRVTNAAFTGSVLAAVATFCLVRFDLVALEGNVALVLEAAAIVGAGVVTGLMAFGFFNRNVAILVAGLTIATVAPLAFGALREYQVLLASLLAYGVSAVVCTGLSLLNNKLFDFDLIAQRVSSYQTSPSA; encoded by the coding sequence ATGCAGGAACCCGTTTTTCATCAGCTGTCCATCGCCACCACGCTGTGGCTGCTCGTCGGCTTCTATGGCCTGACGTTCATCATGTCGCTGTTCATCGGCCGCAAGAACGAGAACGTCGACGGCTACATGGTCTCCAGCGGCAAGCTCGGCTTCGGCATCTCCGCCGCCAGCATGATCGCCACCTGGATCTGGGCCGCCTCGTTCTACGCCAGCGCGACTTCCGGCTTCACCTACGGCCTGTCCGGCCCGATCCACTATGGCTTGTGGGGCGCGCTGATGATCCTGTTCATCTACCCGTTCGGACGGCGCTTCCGCAAGCTGGCGCCCAACGCGCACACGCTGGCGGAGCTGGTCTACGCGCGCCACGGCACCTCGAGCCAGATGATCCTGGCCGTGTCCAACCTGATGGGCAGCTGCATCAGCCTGATGGTGAACTTCACCGCGGCCGGCGCGCTCGTCGAGATCCTGACGCCGTTGAGCTTTCTACATGGCGTGCTGATCGCCGCCGTCGGCGTGCTGTCGTACACGCTGTGGTCGGGCTTTCGCGCGTCGGTGATGACCGACTTCGCGCAGCTGGTGGCGATGATCGGGGCGGCCGTGATCATCATCCCGGTCGTCTTCTTCAGCGCCGGCGGCCTGGACGCCGTGGGGCCCGGCCTGGATCGCCTCACCGCCGAGCAGCTCGACTTCTTCTCGGGCACCGCCATCCTGGAGCAGGGCCTGCCCTTCTTCATCGCCGTGCTGGCCTACGCCATCGGCAACCAGACCATCGCGCAACGCCTGTTCGCCGTGCGCGAAGACCTGATCAAGCCGACCTTCCTCACGGCCACCATCGGCTACGGCTCGGTGGTGATCGGCCTGGGCATGCTGGGCCTGCTGGCCGCCATGGTGGGCATGCAGCCGGCCGACGGCGACATGAACAACATCATTCCGCAGATGGCGTCGACCTACCTCACGCCGGTGGGCATCGCGCTGTTCTTCATCCTGGTGGTGGGCTCGCTCTCGTCCACGGCCGACTCCGACCTGGCCGCGATGTCGTCGATCGTCATGGCCGACATCTACGGGCGCAACCTGTCGCGCGGCAACCCGAACCCCCGCACCATGCTGCTGCTGGGGCGCCTGACGATGGTGGTGGCCACGGTCATCGGCATCCTGCTGGCCACCCTCAAGCTCGACATCCTGGTGATGCTGGTGCTGGTGGGCGCCATGTGGGGCGCCATCGTCTTTCCGGTGATCGTCAGCTGCTACTGGAAGCGCGTCACCAATGCGGCCTTCACCGGGTCGGTGCTGGCGGCCGTGGCCACCTTCTGCCTGGTGCGCTTCGACCTGGTGGCGCTGGAAGGCAACGTGGCCCTGGTGCTGGAGGCGGCCGCCATCGTCGGCGCCGGCGTGGTGACCGGCCTCATGGCCTTCGGCTTCTTCAACCGCAACGTGGCGATCCTCGTCGCCGGCCTGACCATCGCCACCGTGGCACCGCTCGCCTTCGGCGCCCTGCGCGAGTACCAGGTGCTGCTGGCCTCGCTGCTGGCCTATGGCGTCAGCGCCGTGGTCTGCACCGGCCTGAGCCTGCTGAACAACAAGCTGTTCGACTTCGACCTGATCGCCCAGCGCGTCAGCTCCTACCAGACCAGCCCGAGCGCCTGA
- a CDS encoding crotonase/enoyl-CoA hydratase family protein: protein MSQERVRIRVDAEGVAEVILARPDKMNALDPAMFEAIVAAIERLRADAAVRAVVLHGEGRAFCAGLDKGSFEAMMRGERSFGDIERRTHGLANIWQQVAWGWRELPVPVIAAVQGVAFGGGLQIALGADVRYTRPDTRFSVMEVKWGLVPDMAGCVFMTELLRADVARELTFSGRIVEGEEAVRIGLATRTCDDPLAEARALARQIAGSTPDAIRAAKRLLNGASPVRADAVLGAESREQQALIGSANQVEAVKAGLEGRAGVFG from the coding sequence ATGAGCCAGGAACGAGTCCGCATCCGCGTCGACGCCGAGGGCGTCGCCGAAGTCATCCTCGCCCGCCCTGACAAGATGAACGCCCTCGACCCCGCGATGTTCGAGGCCATCGTCGCTGCGATCGAGCGCCTGCGCGCCGATGCGGCCGTGCGCGCGGTCGTGCTGCACGGCGAGGGCCGGGCCTTCTGCGCCGGCCTGGACAAGGGCAGCTTCGAAGCCATGATGCGCGGCGAGCGCAGCTTCGGCGACATCGAACGGCGCACGCACGGCCTGGCCAACATCTGGCAGCAGGTGGCCTGGGGCTGGCGCGAGCTGCCGGTGCCGGTGATCGCGGCGGTGCAGGGCGTGGCCTTCGGCGGCGGCCTGCAGATCGCGCTGGGAGCGGACGTGCGCTACACGCGGCCGGATACCCGGTTCTCGGTGATGGAAGTCAAGTGGGGCCTGGTGCCCGACATGGCCGGCTGCGTGTTCATGACCGAGCTGCTGCGCGCCGACGTCGCGCGCGAACTCACCTTCAGCGGCCGCATCGTGGAGGGCGAGGAAGCCGTGCGCATCGGCCTGGCCACGCGCACCTGCGACGACCCGCTGGCCGAAGCGCGCGCGTTGGCGCGGCAGATCGCCGGCAGCACCCCGGACGCGATCCGCGCCGCCAAGCGGCTGCTCAACGGCGCCTCACCGGTGCGGGCCGACGCCGTGCTGGGGGCCGAATCGCGCGAGCAGCAGGCGCTGATCGGCAGTGCCAACCAGGTGGAGGCGGTGAAGGCCGGGCTGGAGGGGCGGGCGGGGGTGTTCGGGTAG
- a CDS encoding VIT1/CCC1 transporter family protein, with protein MRHSERHRTHRTGWLRAAVLGANDGIVSTASLVLGVAAAGADTRGLLVAGVAGLVAGAMSMAAGEYVSVSSQADTERADLAREGKELAENPTQEHAELKTIYAKRGLDEALASSVATQLTQHDALAAHARDELGISDTLAAKPVQAALASAGTFAVGAALPLLMVLLLPGSLLMWGLAGSSLFFLALLGFLAARAGGSPVIASVMRVTFWGALAMALTAGVGTLFGVAA; from the coding sequence ATGCGACACAGCGAGAGACACAGAACTCACCGCACAGGCTGGCTCCGTGCTGCCGTTCTTGGCGCCAACGACGGTATCGTTTCTACTGCTAGCCTTGTCTTGGGTGTAGCTGCGGCAGGCGCGGATACCAGGGGCCTTCTGGTTGCGGGCGTCGCTGGCCTCGTCGCCGGTGCCATGTCAATGGCCGCAGGAGAGTATGTCTCGGTCAGTTCGCAAGCTGATACTGAGCGCGCGGATCTAGCGCGGGAGGGCAAGGAGTTGGCCGAGAATCCCACACAAGAACACGCAGAACTCAAAACCATTTACGCCAAACGTGGGCTCGACGAAGCGCTGGCGTCGAGCGTTGCCACGCAATTGACGCAGCATGATGCACTTGCCGCACATGCGCGAGATGAGCTGGGCATATCGGACACACTGGCCGCGAAACCAGTGCAAGCCGCATTGGCCTCGGCCGGCACCTTTGCGGTGGGCGCAGCGCTTCCTCTCCTCATGGTTCTCTTGCTTCCAGGCTCTCTGCTCATGTGGGGTCTTGCCGGCAGCTCTCTCTTCTTTCTTGCTCTGTTGGGCTTTCTGGCAGCACGCGCAGGCGGTTCTCCCGTAATTGCCTCTGTAATGCGCGTCACGTTCTGGGGCGCTTTGGCAATGGCATTGACCGCCGGAGTTGGGACCCTCTTTGGCGTGGCCGCTTGA
- a CDS encoding feruloyl-CoA synthase encodes MSLGWLNDSSLMAPPRAVRVQLDDGCFVLRSPEQLKPYARCIGEWLERWAAETPQAPAFAERNPDGSWLRLTWAETRERVGRIAQALLDLRLPPNAPVVVLSDNGIEHLLLALAAMHVGIPVCTVSSAYCRMTKDYSKVHGILNTLGPALLYASDAAVYGPAMASSGLDCPMVLGRGADQVPGAIPFGLLLEKKEGPGVMQAYEGITPDMHAKYLLTSGSTGHPKVVINTHRMLCANQQMIAQAWRFLATEKPVLVDWLPWSHTFGANHNLHMVLRNGGTLVIDEGRPAPALIGKTLANMAEVQPTIWFNVPSGFDAALPLLENDAELAKKVFARMRVVFYAGAALPQASWERLQAVARKARGEDVWLTTSWGATETSPAITSSHWKLDRAGVIGGVLPGLELKFVPDGEKLEMRVRGVSIFPGYRNSPRQTTQAFDEEGYYCLGDAGYLFDEAHPEQGVVFDGRVSEDFKLTTGTWVSVGTLRVRAVSALAPLAQDVVVTGHDRSEIGLLVFPTPAAAAMDKAELAGKVAGALRRLREEAGGSSSHTPMRALVLAEPPSVDTGEITDKGYINQRAVLQRRAERVKRLYDGGEGVILPA; translated from the coding sequence ATGTCCCTAGGCTGGCTCAACGATTCATCCCTGATGGCGCCGCCGCGCGCCGTGCGCGTGCAACTCGACGACGGCTGCTTCGTGCTGCGCTCGCCCGAGCAGCTCAAGCCCTATGCGCGCTGCATCGGCGAGTGGCTGGAGCGCTGGGCCGCCGAGACGCCGCAGGCGCCCGCCTTCGCCGAGCGCAACCCCGACGGCAGCTGGCTGCGCCTGACCTGGGCCGAAACACGGGAGCGGGTGGGCCGCATCGCGCAGGCCCTGCTCGACCTGCGGCTGCCGCCCAACGCGCCGGTGGTGGTGCTCTCCGACAACGGCATCGAGCACCTGCTGCTGGCGCTGGCCGCGATGCACGTCGGCATCCCCGTCTGCACGGTGTCCAGCGCCTACTGCCGCATGACGAAGGACTACAGCAAGGTCCACGGCATCCTCAACACGCTCGGGCCGGCGCTGCTCTATGCGTCGGATGCGGCGGTGTACGGGCCGGCCATGGCCAGCAGCGGGCTCGATTGCCCGATGGTGCTGGGCCGCGGCGCCGACCAGGTGCCCGGCGCCATCCCGTTCGGCCTGCTGCTGGAGAAGAAGGAGGGACCGGGCGTGATGCAGGCCTACGAGGGCATCACCCCGGACATGCACGCCAAGTACCTGCTGACCTCCGGCTCCACCGGCCACCCCAAGGTGGTGATCAACACGCACCGAATGCTGTGCGCCAACCAGCAGATGATCGCGCAGGCCTGGCGCTTCCTGGCGACCGAGAAGCCGGTGCTGGTGGACTGGCTGCCCTGGAGCCACACCTTCGGCGCCAACCACAACCTGCACATGGTGCTGCGCAACGGCGGCACCCTGGTCATCGACGAGGGCCGGCCGGCCCCGGCGCTGATCGGCAAGACGCTGGCCAACATGGCCGAGGTGCAGCCGACCATCTGGTTCAACGTGCCGAGCGGCTTCGACGCCGCCTTGCCGCTGCTGGAGAACGACGCGGAGCTGGCCAAGAAGGTGTTCGCCCGCATGCGCGTGGTGTTCTACGCCGGCGCGGCGCTGCCGCAGGCGAGCTGGGAGCGGCTGCAGGCGGTGGCGCGCAAGGCACGCGGCGAGGACGTGTGGCTGACCACCTCCTGGGGCGCCACCGAGACGTCGCCCGCCATCACCAGTTCGCACTGGAAGCTGGACCGCGCCGGCGTCATCGGCGGCGTGCTGCCGGGGCTGGAGCTGAAGTTCGTGCCCGACGGCGAGAAGCTGGAGATGCGGGTGCGCGGCGTCAGCATCTTCCCCGGCTACCGCAACTCGCCGCGCCAGACCACGCAGGCCTTCGACGAAGAGGGCTACTACTGCCTGGGCGATGCCGGCTACCTGTTCGACGAAGCGCACCCGGAGCAGGGCGTGGTCTTCGATGGCCGTGTCTCGGAGGATTTCAAGCTCACCACCGGCACCTGGGTGTCGGTGGGCACGCTGCGCGTGCGTGCCGTGTCGGCGCTGGCGCCGCTGGCGCAGGACGTGGTGGTCACCGGCCACGACCGCAGCGAGATCGGCCTGCTGGTCTTTCCCACGCCGGCTGCCGCCGCGATGGACAAGGCCGAGCTCGCGGGCAAGGTGGCGGGCGCGCTGCGCCGCCTGCGCGAGGAGGCCGGCGGCAGCTCCTCGCACACCCCGATGCGCGCGCTGGTGCTGGCCGAGCCGCCCAGCGTGGACACCGGCGAGATCACCGACAAGGGCTACATCAACCAGCGCGCCGTGCTGCAGCGCCGGGCGGAGCGGGTGAAGCGGCTGTACGACGGCGGCGAGGGCGTGATCCTGCCGGCGTGA
- a CDS encoding pyrimidine dimer DNA glycosylase/endonuclease V codes for MRLWSLHPRYLDSRGLVALWREALLAQAVLREQTRGYRHHPQLARFRTSAAPLDAVAAYLGAVHAEATRRGYGFDPTKLRPPGAEVVIPVTTGQLAYEWQHLLAKLAVRDPAAYERIRDIGAPECHPLFQPCEGSVEMWERLLPSDGGPAGRGKPRRGDGNG; via the coding sequence ATGCGCCTGTGGTCGCTGCATCCCCGATACCTCGATTCGCGCGGGCTGGTCGCGCTCTGGCGTGAGGCGCTGCTGGCGCAAGCCGTGCTGCGCGAGCAGACGCGGGGCTACCGCCACCATCCGCAGCTCGCCCGCTTCAGGACGAGCGCGGCGCCGCTCGATGCCGTCGCGGCCTACCTGGGCGCGGTGCACGCCGAGGCCACGCGGCGCGGCTACGGCTTCGACCCCACCAAGCTGCGCCCGCCGGGCGCCGAGGTCGTGATCCCCGTCACCACCGGCCAGCTCGCCTACGAATGGCAGCACCTGCTGGCCAAGCTGGCCGTTCGCGATCCGGCGGCCTACGAGCGCATACGCGACATCGGCGCGCCGGAGTGCCATCCGCTGTTCCAGCCCTGCGAAGGGAGCGTGGAGATGTGGGAGCGGCTGCTGCCGAGCGACGGCGGGCCCGCCGGCCGCGGCAAACCGCGGCGCGGCGACGGAAACGGGTGA
- the mauJ gene encoding methylamine utilization protein MauJ: MARWMNLGVSGQCGWPGARMEVSFGERSFVLLPQTKETSASIHLESRASQGVEDMTTVNRFLSVVSWAYKDSLRNEYGWSGSPAPIPVPARNLARSINSYFLNKWTPLTDPKQRLALALYREAVSLNSLPYQFLGFFKIINILHKSGAAQMTWIRETLPKLRERGIEERLGWLEKNEADPARYLYESGRCAVAHAFGDPLVDPDDLTDLRRLSADLNVVRALAEYLIKHELQVPDYP, from the coding sequence ATGGCACGCTGGATGAATCTCGGAGTGTCCGGCCAATGTGGGTGGCCGGGCGCGCGGATGGAAGTCTCGTTTGGAGAGCGTTCGTTTGTGCTTCTGCCGCAGACCAAGGAAACATCAGCGTCCATTCATCTGGAGTCCAGGGCATCTCAGGGCGTTGAGGATATGACCACCGTCAATCGGTTCCTGAGCGTCGTTTCCTGGGCGTACAAGGACTCATTGCGGAACGAGTACGGGTGGTCCGGAAGCCCTGCCCCCATTCCTGTGCCTGCTCGCAACCTCGCGCGGAGCATCAATTCATACTTCCTCAACAAGTGGACACCGCTGACTGATCCGAAGCAACGACTCGCCTTGGCTCTATACAGGGAGGCTGTATCCCTCAACAGCCTGCCATACCAGTTCCTTGGGTTCTTCAAGATCATCAACATCCTCCACAAGTCCGGCGCCGCACAGATGACGTGGATTCGGGAGACGTTGCCAAAGCTTAGAGAGCGAGGAATCGAGGAGCGGCTGGGCTGGCTAGAGAAAAATGAAGCTGACCCTGCGCGTTATCTTTACGAGTCTGGACGATGCGCCGTCGCACACGCATTTGGTGACCCACTAGTGGATCCGGACGATTTGACCGACTTGCGAAGGCTCTCTGCCGATCTGAATGTGGTCAGGGCTTTGGCGGAGTACTTGATAAAGCATGAACTGCAGGTGCCGGACTATCCATGA
- a CDS encoding GNAT family N-acetyltransferase: MEHALDFRRATLADLPAIVALLADDPLGARREKFSDPLPPSYSEAFAAIDRDPNNELVVVDTPERRVIGVLQLTFIPSITYQGGWRALVEGVRVAAEFRSGGVGQRMFSWAIQRARERGCHLVQLTSDKTRPDAIRFYESLGFVASHEGLKLHLGGPGRA; encoded by the coding sequence ATGGAGCACGCCCTCGACTTCCGCCGCGCAACGCTCGCCGACCTGCCGGCCATCGTCGCCCTGCTGGCCGACGACCCGCTCGGGGCCCGGCGCGAGAAGTTCAGCGATCCTTTGCCCCCAAGCTACAGCGAAGCGTTCGCCGCCATCGACCGGGATCCGAACAACGAACTCGTGGTGGTCGACACCCCGGAGCGCCGGGTCATCGGCGTGCTGCAGCTGACCTTCATTCCGTCCATCACGTACCAGGGCGGCTGGCGTGCGCTCGTCGAAGGTGTGCGCGTGGCTGCCGAGTTCCGGTCCGGCGGCGTGGGCCAGCGGATGTTCTCGTGGGCGATCCAGCGGGCGCGCGAACGAGGCTGCCACCTGGTTCAGCTCACGTCGGACAAGACGCGGCCCGACGCCATCCGCTTCTACGAGAGCCTGGGCTTCGTCGCTTCGCACGAAGGCCTGAAGCTCCATCTCGGCGGCCCGGGACGCGCCTGA
- a CDS encoding energy transducer TonB yields the protein MVNRVHAWSFGLALASGACFAQTGGGSRDAPTVQENSACGPIYPAVSRRLGEAGVVFVKAFVEADGIPSQVDIERSSGFARLDKSAMDAVTCFRFRPGRIEGVPSAMWVRVPIRFDLR from the coding sequence ATGGTGAACCGTGTTCATGCCTGGAGTTTCGGCCTTGCATTGGCGAGTGGCGCTTGCTTCGCGCAGACCGGAGGCGGATCTCGCGACGCACCTACTGTGCAGGAAAACTCTGCCTGCGGGCCGATCTATCCGGCGGTGTCGCGCAGGCTCGGAGAAGCAGGAGTTGTGTTTGTGAAGGCGTTCGTCGAAGCAGACGGCATTCCGTCCCAAGTCGACATCGAGCGATCAAGCGGATTTGCGCGTCTGGACAAGTCGGCCATGGATGCCGTAACTTGCTTCAGGTTCAGGCCAGGCAGAATCGAAGGTGTTCCGAGCGCCATGTGGGTTCGCGTTCCGATCCGGTTCGACTTGCGATAG
- a CDS encoding DUF5677 domain-containing protein, translated as MEPEELPLLDALRGLALLQQELLRLALFLASEGPVTFGGERLVCSLGVGQRRSSTLLAMGAGQSTQTLLRMAKLRGIPVRDAYPIARSAVESFVNASYLLAECDQVAARAIRYVDFAAWRHGNRRIGSGEFSLEVRSDDDPQSTLAGEYPEFAGKGAGSWTSLDVPSRVRRVGELAGRKSGSRLLAAYALLYSLSSEIIHGSPFGVSYFYSAHQHGEPTTEAFRAGTIRHLEEILIAVLHAGCGYLAAFFEKQSMEAPLKAEERIFKRLFALSTKPSSAFPPPVEQEAQANMGDPENDV; from the coding sequence ATGGAACCCGAGGAGCTACCACTTCTTGATGCTCTGCGAGGCCTGGCTCTGCTCCAGCAGGAGCTATTGCGGCTTGCACTGTTTCTTGCGTCTGAAGGCCCTGTGACGTTTGGAGGGGAACGGCTTGTTTGTAGCCTAGGCGTCGGTCAGCGGCGGAGCAGTACGCTTCTCGCTATGGGCGCCGGTCAATCAACTCAGACGTTGCTGCGGATGGCGAAGCTTCGCGGTATACCCGTGCGAGATGCATACCCGATCGCACGTTCAGCGGTAGAGTCCTTTGTCAATGCCAGCTATTTGCTGGCCGAGTGCGACCAAGTGGCTGCGCGTGCCATCCGGTACGTGGATTTTGCTGCGTGGCGCCACGGCAATAGGAGGATTGGAAGCGGAGAGTTTTCGCTAGAAGTCCGATCAGACGATGATCCTCAGTCGACTCTCGCTGGGGAGTATCCAGAGTTCGCTGGCAAGGGTGCGGGCTCCTGGACGAGCCTTGACGTTCCGAGTCGGGTAAGAAGGGTGGGTGAACTCGCCGGACGCAAATCAGGTTCACGTCTTCTCGCAGCCTATGCTCTCCTGTACTCCCTTTCGTCCGAAATCATCCACGGTTCTCCTTTCGGAGTGAGCTATTTCTACTCCGCGCACCAGCATGGCGAACCAACAACGGAGGCATTCCGCGCTGGGACGATCCGCCATCTCGAAGAGATCCTGATCGCTGTCCTTCACGCCGGGTGCGGTTACTTGGCCGCTTTTTTTGAAAAGCAAAGCATGGAAGCGCCGTTGAAGGCGGAGGAGAGGATTTTTAAGCGCCTGTTCGCTCTGAGCACCAAGCCGTCGTCTGCTTTCCCGCCTCCCGTTGAGCAAGAGGCGCAGGCAAATATGGGCGATCCGGAGAATGACGTCTAA
- a CDS encoding putative transporter small subunit, with the protein MDTFWITAYILVWPVIAAGVLAVLVVSIGRDFLVARRTGTEIV; encoded by the coding sequence ATGGACACTTTCTGGATCACCGCCTACATCCTCGTGTGGCCCGTCATCGCCGCCGGCGTACTGGCCGTCCTGGTCGTCTCGATCGGGCGCGATTTTCTGGTTGCGCGCCGCACGGGCACGGAGATCGTCTAG